One genomic region from Rosa rugosa chromosome 1, drRosRugo1.1, whole genome shotgun sequence encodes:
- the LOC133733355 gene encoding GDSL esterase/lipase 7-like: MGIKLSISLLIFLFLSFANFGSVLIDGSPIAPALYVFGDSLFDSGNNNFLPTLAKADFLPYGVNFAKGVTGRFTNGKTVADFIAEFLGLPYAPPCLSIHKSTILTGLNYASGSCGILPETGSRLGKCLNLKEQMDLFEKTVRSDLSGHFKNPNDLAEYLSKSIFIVSVGNNDFLNNYLQPKLYNTSKRYPPPQFAQLLMGDLSHHFERLYNLGARKIVMFEIGPLGCTPSIAKTQNHSGNCAEGTNKLASIFNDKLRATLANLTFTFQGSLFVLGRANGIGYDAITSPLKYGLEDGSNPCCTTWNNGTSACIPWAKPCFQPNSHFFWDAFHLTESASSVIATGCFNDTTVCTPLNIKKLVQV, translated from the exons ATGGGAATCAAACTATCAATTTCATTACTTATTTTTCTGTTCTTGAGTTTTGCAAATTTTGGCTCAGTTTTAATTGATGGATCGCCGATTGCACCAGCATTATACGTGTTTGGGGATTCTTTGTTTGATAGTGGTAACAATAATTTCTTGCCAACTTTAGCAAAGGCAGATTTCCTGCCCTATGGTGTCAATTTTGCGAAGGGTGTCACCGGAAGATTTACCAACGGTAAAACAGTAGCGGATTTTATAG CTGAGTTTCTTGGGCTACCATACGCTCCACCATGCTTGAGCATACACAAATCGACAATACTTACCGGCCTGAATTATGCATCTGGGTCTTGTGGCATTCTCCCGGAAACCGGAAGCCGATTG GGGAAGTGCTTGAATCTGAAAGAGCAGATGGATTTGTTTGAAAAAACGGTGAGGTCAGACTTGTCAGGACATTTCAAAAATCCCAATGATCTTGCGGAGTACTTGTCCAAGTCCATATTTATAGTTTCTGTAGGCAACAATGATTTTCTTAATAATTACCTTCAACCTAAACTCTATAACACAAGCAAACGCTACCCTCCTCCACAGTTTGCACAACTCTTGATGGGTGATCTTTCTCACCATTTTGAG AGATTATATAACTTAGGAGCCAGGAAAATAGTTATGTTTGAAATTGGTCCCCTTGGTTGCACCCCATCAATTGCAAAGACACAAAACCATAGTGGAAACTGTGCGGAAGGAACAAACAAGCTCGCCTCGATTTTTAACGACAAACTTCGTGCAACTCTCGCAAATTTAACTTTCACTTTTCAAGGATCTTTATTTGTTCTCGGTCGAGCTAACGGGATCGGCTATGATGCAATTACAAGTCCCCTCAAATATG GCCTCGAGGACGGAAGCAATCCATGCTGCACAACTTGGAACAATGGGACATCGGCATGTATTCCATGGGCTAAACCATGCTTTCAACCAAATAGTCACTTCTTCTGGGACGCTTTTCATCTTACTGAATCTGCTAGTTCAGTCATAGCAACTGGCTGTTTCAATGATACAACTGTTTGCACTCCACTAAACATCAAGAAACTTGTACAAGTGTAA
- the LOC133726245 gene encoding calcium/calmodulin-regulated receptor-like kinase 2 — MVNRGDLVIIGISAGVALGILIAALIFFGIRWYQKRANLRRCANERSLTTLPIRTNGLGTSIDLSVSLSTNIPIQGSEKVKKSSPLSWWNNHNKDRFPSASGVLRYSYKDVQKATQNFTTILGQGAFGPVYKATMPAGEVVAVKVLASDSKQGEKEFQTEVSLLGRLHHRNLVNLVGYCVDKGQRMLIYEFMSNGSLSNLLYSEEQQVLSWDERLQIALDISHGIEYLHEGAAPPVIHRDLKSANILLDQSMRAKVADFGLSKEEVFDGRNSGLKGTYGYIDPEYMSTNKFTMKSDIYSFGIIIFELITAIHPHQNLMEYVNLASMAPDGVDEILDNKLVGECNLEEVRRLAKIAHRCLLKLPRKRPSIGEISQAILKIKQMRLDKRDTMSFAGEEFSRAVSRIEVQQVELVRLASTKE, encoded by the exons ATGGTTAATAGAGGTGATCTGGTTATCATTGGCATCTCTGCTGGTGTAGCCCTTGGAATTTTGATAGCTGCACTCATATTTTTCGGAATAAGGTGGTACCAAAAGCGTGCCAATCTTCGACGATGTGCTAATGAGCGTAGTTTAACAACTCTTCCTATACGCACAAATGGCTTAGGCACAAGCATCGACCTTAGTGTATCTCTTTCAACTAACATACCTATTCAAGGATCCGAGAAGGTTAAAAAAAGTTCTCCACTCTCCTGGTGGAATAATCACAACAAAGACCGATTTCCTTCTGCATCAGGCGTACTTAGATACTCTTACAA GGATGTGCAGAAAGCTACACAGAATTTCACAACAATTTTAGGACAAGGGGCTTTTGGTCCAGTATATAAAGCAACAATGCCTGCTGGAGAGGTAGTAGCTGTGAAGGTGCTTGCTTCAGATTCCAAGCAGGGAGAGAAAGAGTTCCAAACAGAG GTATCTCTGTTAGGAAGACTGCATCATCGAAATCTAGTGAACCTCGTAGGTTACTGTGTAGATAAAGGACAGCGTATGTTAATCTATGAGTTCATGAGTAATGGCAGCTTATCAAACCTTCTGTACA GTGAAGAACAACAGGTTTTGAGCTGGGATGAAAGGCTGCAAATTGCTCTTGATATTTCGCATGGAATAGAGTACCTTCATGAAGGG GCAGCCCCACCAGTCATACATCGTGATTTAAAGTCTGCTAATATATTGTTAGACCAATCAATGAGAGCTAAG GTTGCTGATTTTGGACTGTCTAAGGAAGAGGTGTTTGATGGTCGGAATTCTGGCCTCAAAGGTACCTATGGCTACATAGATCCGGAATACATGTCTACAAACAAGTTCACAATGAAGAGTGACATTTACAGTTTTGGGATCATCATCTTTGAACTCATAACAGCCATCCACCCTCACCAAAACCTAATGGAATATGTTAATCTT GCTTCTATGGCTCCAGATGGTGTTGACGAAATACTTGATAACAAGCTAGTTGGGGAATGCAACCTTGAAGAAGTGAGGAGGCTGGCTAAAATTGCTCACAGATGCTTACTGAAATTACCGAGAAAGCGGCCTTCCATCGGAGAGATTTCACAGGCTATATTGAAGATTAAACAGATGCGTCTTGATAAAAGGGATACCATGTCTTTTGCAGGTGAAGAATTTTCACGGGCAGTAAGCAGAATAGAGGTTCAGCAGGTGGAGCTGGTTAGGCTGGCCAGCACGAAAGAGTAA
- the LOC133726246 gene encoding O-fucosyltransferase 27: MKAEGKMVLKSKMKWVGLFGLVLSAISLFVHFLLARFTEEGVSEFHSSITIFPRRTISESLNFSKTSAMYRRLWGPVRPLESLHPDANPRGYYSDPNSDTNGFIFVRIQGGFHEIRNSICDVVVISRFLNATLVIPELQSTTSSKGISSQFKSFAYLYNEDQFMAALSKDIKVVKTLPKNLKGQRKKKNIPSFKVPYSASPYYYKHRVLPVLKKHSVVELVVSDGGCLQAILPPDLEEYQRLRCRVAFHALRFRQEVQELATKILHRLRAPGQPFVAFDPGMTRDALAYHGCAELFQDVHTELIQHKRQWMIKRGIVKGNLSVNSAKQRLKGSCPLMPEEIGIILRAYGYLWDTIIYVSGGEIFGGQRTLIPLRAMFENVVDRTSLSILWELSRIYGREANLFESNPRSPPTVEEEMKVEAWKTAGPRPRPLPPPPARPKSYNIEGWWGWVAESDNEPDSTVMELRTNAHKLLWEAIDYVICVEADVFIPGFDRDGKGHPNFASLVMGHRLYQSAASKTYRPDRKEVVRLLEEISDHLYHANHTWLMSVRKHLRKRLVDGLLEASTISKSKSFISHPVPECSCLRRDYAGKSINASTSTPSHSQVIAALGIVHFCPAWMENDLTLQTKDKENEEALDEDDSTSSGLFFRKNNGDHEDLSNKEETQLEDQDEVEGGDR, from the exons ATGAAAGCAGAAGGGAAGATGGTGTTGAAGTCAAAAATGAAATGGGTTGGTCTTTTTGGTCTGGTTCTCTCAGCTATTTCTCTGTTTGTTCACTTTTTACTGGCTAGATTTACTGAGGAGGGCGTTTCAGAGTTCCATTCTTCAATCACAATCTTCCCAAGGCGAACCATTAGTGAAAGCTTGAATTTTTCCAAGACT AGTGCAATGTATAGAAGGCTATGGGGTCCGGTAAGGCCTCTCGAATCATTGCATCCTGATGCAAATCCCAGAGGATATTATTCCG ATCCCAATTCAGATACCAATGGTTTTATCTTTGTGAGGATACAAGGCGGGTTTCATGAGATCAGGAATTCG ATATGTGATGTAGTTGTGATTTCTCGGTTTCTTAATGCAACATTAGTTATTCCTGAGCTCCAATCAACCACAAGCAGCAAGGGCATCAG CTCTCAGTTTAAGAGTTTTGCCTATCTCTACAATGAAGACCAATTCATGGCAGCATTATCAAAAGACATCAAAGTTGTGAAAACCCTCCCTAAAAATCTCAAAGggcaaaggaagaaaaagaatattCCCTCGTTTAAAGTGCCTTACTCTGCTTCACCATACTACTATAAGCACCGCGTTCTTCCAGTTTTAAAGAAGCATTCAGTAGTTGAACTAGTTGTGTCTGACGGTGGATGCTTGCAG GCTATCCTGCCACCAGATCTTGAAGAGTACCAGAGGCTGAGATGTAGGGTTGCTTTTCATGCACTTCGGTTCCGGCAGGAGGTCCAGGAACTTGCTACCAAAATTTTACACAG ATTACGGGCCCCTGGACAGCCATTTGTAGCATTTGACCCTGGAATGACCAGAGATGCTTTGGCATATCATGGTTGTGCCGAACTCTTCCAG GATGTACACACTGAACTCATTCAGCACAAAAGACAGTGGATGATAAAACGTGGGATTGTCAAGGGGAATCTTTCGGTGAATTCTGCAAAACAACGACTTAAAGGTTCTTGCCCACTAATGCCGGAAGAG ATTGGTATTATTCTTCGTGCATATGGATACTTGTGGGACACAATAATATATGTGTCTGGTGGAGAAATCTTTGGTGGCCAAAGGACATTGATCCCTCTTCGTGCGATGTTTGAAAATGTTGTTGATAGGACCTCCCTCAGCATTCTCTGGGAGCTTAGTAGGATTTATGGTCGTGAGGCTAACCTCTTTGAAAGTAATCCCAGGAGTCCACCTACAGTCGAGGAAGAGATGAAGGTTGAAGCATGGAAAACAGCAGGGCCACGTCCTCGCCCACTTCCACCGCCTCCAGCCAGGCCTAAATCATATAACATTGAAGGTTGGTGGGGCTGGGTAGCTGAGAGTGATAATGAGCCTGATAGTACAGTTATGGAATTGAGGACAAACGCTCATAAACTACTGTGGGAAGCAATTGATTACGTGATATGCGTTGAAGCTGATGTATTTATCCCTGGATTTGATCGTGATGGTAAGGGACACCCAAATTTTGCAAGCTTAGTAATGGGACATAGACTCTATCAGTCAGCTGCATCAAAAACATACAGGCCAGACAG AAAAGAAGTCGTCAGGCTCTTGGAAGAAATCAGTGACCACCTCTACCATGCAAACCATACTTGGCTGATGTCTGTGCGCAAGCATTTGAGAAAGAGATTGGTTGATGGGTTATTAGAAGCCTCCACAATATCCAAATCAAAGTCTTTTATCTCTCATCCAGTCCCTGAATGTTCTTGCTTGAGGCGTGATTATGCTGGAAAATCCATCAATGCTTCAACGTCAACTCCTAGTCACTCCCAAGTTATTGCTGCTCTTGGAATTGTGCACTTTTGTCCAGCTTGGATGGAGAATGATTTGACATTGCAGACAAAAGACAAGGAGAATGAGGAAGCTTTAGACGAGGATGACTCCACCTCATCTGGATTATTTTTCAGGAAAAATAATGGAGATCACGAAGATTTAAGCAACAAAGAAGAGACTCAGTTGGAGGATCAAGACGAGGTTGAGGGTGGAGATAGGTAG